From the genome of Streptococcus lutetiensis, one region includes:
- the yidA gene encoding sugar-phosphatase — protein MSIKLVAVDIDGTLLTNDRKVTPEVFEAVQEAKKQGVKVIIATGRPIPGVQPLLNELNLKEEGDYVITFNGGLVQDTSTGENIITETMTYEDYLDIEFLSRKLDVHMHAITKQGIYTANRNIGKYTVHESSLVNMPIFYRTPEEMGDKEIIKMMYIDEPEVLDAAIEKIPQEFFDKYTIVKSTPFYLEFMNKKASKGNAIKHLAEKMGLTAEQTMAIGDAENDRAMLEAVGNPVVMENGTPELKEIAKYITKSNEESGVAHALREWVLK, from the coding sequence ATGTCTATTAAATTAGTCGCTGTCGATATCGACGGCACACTCTTAACCAACGACCGTAAAGTCACACCTGAAGTTTTCGAAGCTGTTCAAGAAGCTAAAAAACAAGGTGTTAAGGTCATTATCGCAACTGGACGTCCTATTCCAGGTGTTCAGCCACTTCTTAACGAATTAAATCTAAAAGAAGAAGGCGATTATGTTATTACCTTCAATGGTGGACTAGTCCAAGATACGTCAACCGGTGAAAACATCATCACGGAAACCATGACTTACGAAGACTATCTTGATATTGAATTCCTTAGCCGTAAATTAGATGTTCACATGCATGCTATCACGAAACAAGGTATTTACACGGCTAACCGTAATATTGGAAAATACACGGTTCACGAATCAAGTTTGGTTAATATGCCAATTTTTTACCGCACTCCAGAAGAAATGGGCGATAAAGAAATTATTAAAATGATGTATATCGATGAACCTGAAGTTCTTGATGCTGCCATCGAAAAAATTCCACAAGAATTCTTTGATAAATACACGATTGTTAAATCAACACCATTTTACCTAGAATTCATGAACAAAAAAGCCAGCAAAGGGAATGCCATCAAGCACCTTGCTGAAAAAATGGGGCTTACTGCTGAACAAACCATGGCTATCGGTGATGCCGAAAATGATCGTGCCATGTTAGAAGCGGTTGGTAACCCAGTTGTTATGGAAAATGGTACACCAGAACTTAAAGAAATCGCTAAATATATCACAAAATCAAACGAAGAAAGTGGCGTTGCACACGCCCTTAGAGAGTGGGTCTTAAAATAA
- a CDS encoding aminoacyltransferase, with amino-acid sequence MYSYKIGISAEEHDNFAKSSNQTNLLQSSNWEKVKDNWDNERIGFYKDDQLVASASILIKALPLGFTMLYIPRGPIMDYSDKELVAFVIKSLKKYGKTKHALFIKIDPALLLKQYKIGEEVDENKDTLLAIDNLKAAGCEWTGRTTTIAESIQPRFQANVYTQEDMTSTFPKHTKRLMKDAVHRGVITTRGTIDDVKAFADVVALTENRKGVALRNEDYFRKMMEIYGDDAYLHLAKVNLPKRLAEYKEQLAQIEKDLAETAEHQKKRLTKLTQQKNSVTKYITEFEEFVEKYPDELIIAGILSVSFGNVMEMLYAGMNDEFKKFYPQYSLYPKVFEDAYADGIIWANMGGVEGTLDDGLTKFKSNFNPTIEEFIGEFNIPVNGLLYKLSNLAYNIRKQRRNSH; translated from the coding sequence ATGTATAGCTATAAAATCGGTATCTCAGCTGAAGAACACGATAATTTTGCAAAATCAAGCAATCAAACAAACCTTTTACAATCATCAAATTGGGAAAAAGTTAAAGATAATTGGGACAACGAACGTATTGGTTTTTACAAAGATGACCAATTAGTTGCTTCTGCTTCTATCCTAATCAAAGCATTGCCACTTGGCTTCACTATGCTTTACATCCCACGTGGACCAATTATGGATTACAGTGACAAAGAACTCGTTGCATTTGTCATCAAATCACTTAAAAAATACGGTAAAACAAAACATGCCCTTTTCATCAAAATAGACCCAGCTTTGTTGCTTAAACAATACAAAATTGGTGAAGAAGTTGATGAAAATAAAGACACACTTCTTGCTATCGACAACTTAAAAGCTGCTGGTTGCGAATGGACTGGACGCACAACAACTATTGCTGAAAGCATCCAACCGCGTTTCCAAGCTAATGTCTACACACAAGAAGACATGACATCAACTTTCCCTAAACACACAAAACGTTTGATGAAAGACGCCGTTCACCGTGGTGTTATCACTACGCGTGGTACAATCGATGACGTAAAGGCTTTTGCTGATGTCGTTGCTCTTACAGAAAACCGCAAAGGTGTTGCTCTTCGCAACGAAGATTATTTCCGTAAAATGATGGAAATTTATGGTGATGATGCTTACCTACACTTGGCAAAGGTTAACCTACCAAAACGTTTGGCTGAATACAAAGAACAATTAGCTCAAATCGAAAAAGACTTGGCTGAAACTGCTGAACATCAGAAAAAACGTTTGACTAAGTTAACACAACAAAAAAATTCTGTTACAAAATACATTACTGAGTTTGAAGAATTTGTTGAAAAATACCCTGATGAATTAATCATCGCAGGTATCTTATCAGTTTCATTCGGTAACGTTATGGAAATGCTTTATGCTGGTATGAACGACGAGTTCAAGAAATTCTATCCTCAATACTCACTTTATCCAAAAGTATTTGAAGATGCTTATGCTGATGGCATCATCTGGGCAAATATGGGTGGTGTTGAAGGAACACTTGATGACGGTTTGACTAAATTCAAATCAAACTTCAATCCAACAATTGAAGAATTCATCGGTGAATTTAACATTCCAGTAAATGGTTTGCTTTACAAACTATCAAACTTGGCTTATAACATTCGCAAACAAAGGAGAAATAGCCATTAA
- a CDS encoding aminoacyltransferase: MSLEIIDKKVFETFCNTVNYKSFMQSVEMANLLEKRGYQVTFLGLKEADELQVAGVLYSIPVAGGLHMEINSGPASRNQSYLKNFYQSLQSYAKENGAIELLVKPFDTYQHFDTNGEPTDDERINLIEDFTSLGYQHDGLMTGYPGGEPDWHYVKDLTDLDEKSLLKSFSKKGRPLVKKAKTFGITLRRLDRSELPLFKEITSATSNRRDYVDKSLDYYQDFYDCFGDACEFMVASLNFQDYLKHLESDQAKLEKRIEKLRTAIENNNASEKKQNQLRELSSQSATFDTRITEAKTFIEKYGSQNVILAGSLFVYTKQEAVYLFSGSYPEFNKFYAPALLQEYVMLEAIKRGITTYNLLGITGEFDGSDGVLRFKQNYNGYITRKMGTFRYYPHPLKYKLIHNLKKLLRRY; encoded by the coding sequence ATGTCTCTTGAGATTATCGATAAAAAAGTTTTTGAGACTTTTTGTAATACCGTCAACTACAAATCTTTCATGCAATCTGTCGAAATGGCAAATTTGCTTGAAAAACGAGGCTATCAAGTCACTTTTCTTGGATTAAAAGAAGCTGATGAACTCCAAGTTGCTGGTGTCCTTTACAGTATACCAGTGGCTGGCGGCCTTCATATGGAGATCAACTCTGGACCTGCTTCTCGCAATCAATCTTACTTAAAAAACTTTTACCAAAGCCTTCAAAGCTATGCTAAAGAAAATGGTGCCATCGAATTACTGGTCAAACCATTTGATACCTATCAACACTTTGACACCAACGGTGAACCAACTGATGATGAAAGAATTAATTTAATTGAAGATTTCACATCACTAGGCTACCAACACGATGGCCTTATGACAGGTTACCCTGGTGGTGAGCCTGATTGGCATTACGTCAAAGATTTGACTGATTTGGATGAAAAATCCTTACTAAAATCATTCAGCAAAAAAGGTCGTCCACTTGTTAAGAAAGCTAAAACATTTGGAATTACCTTACGAAGACTTGATCGTAGCGAACTTCCACTCTTCAAAGAAATCACTTCTGCAACATCTAACCGAAGAGACTATGTCGATAAGTCACTAGACTACTATCAAGATTTCTATGATTGCTTTGGAGATGCTTGTGAATTTATGGTAGCAAGCCTTAATTTTCAAGATTACCTCAAACATCTTGAAAGTGACCAAGCTAAACTTGAAAAACGAATCGAGAAACTTCGCACAGCTATTGAAAATAATAATGCTTCTGAAAAGAAACAAAATCAGTTGCGTGAATTATCAAGCCAATCAGCAACCTTTGATACACGTATTACAGAAGCCAAAACATTCATTGAAAAATATGGCTCACAAAACGTTATCTTAGCGGGTAGCCTCTTCGTTTATACCAAACAAGAAGCTGTCTATCTCTTTTCTGGTTCATACCCTGAGTTCAATAAATTCTACGCACCAGCTCTTCTTCAAGAATACGTCATGTTAGAAGCTATTAAACGCGGTATTACCACTTATAACCTCTTAGGTATTACAGGAGAATTCGACGGTTCTGACGGCGTTCTACGCTTTAAACAAAACTATAACGGCTATATTACTCGTAAGATGGGAACATTCCGTTATTACCCACATCCTCTCAAATACAAACTTATTCATAATCTCAAAAAATTACTTAGACGTTACTAA
- the tpiA gene encoding triose-phosphate isomerase, with translation MSRKPFIAGNWKMNKNPEEAKAFVEAVASKLPSSELVEAGIAAPALVLSTVLAAAKDSNLKVAAENCYFENAGAFTGENSPKVLSEMGTDYVVIGHSERREYFHETDEDINKKAKAIFANGMLPIICCGETLETYEAGKAAEFVGGQVSAALAGLSEEQVSSLVIAYEPIWAIGTGKSASQDDAQKMCKVVRDTVAADFGQAVADKVRVQYGGSVKPENVAAYMACPDVDGALVGGASLQPESFLALLDFVK, from the coding sequence ATGTCACGTAAACCATTTATCGCTGGTAACTGGAAAATGAACAAAAATCCAGAAGAAGCTAAAGCATTCGTTGAAGCAGTAGCTTCTAAATTGCCTTCATCAGAACTTGTTGAAGCTGGTATCGCAGCCCCTGCACTTGTCCTTTCAACAGTTCTTGCTGCAGCTAAAGATTCAAATCTTAAAGTCGCTGCTGAAAACTGCTACTTTGAAAACGCTGGTGCTTTCACTGGTGAAAACAGCCCTAAAGTATTGTCTGAAATGGGAACTGACTACGTTGTAATCGGTCACTCAGAACGTCGTGAATACTTCCACGAAACTGACGAAGATATCAACAAAAAAGCAAAAGCTATCTTTGCTAACGGTATGCTTCCAATCATCTGCTGTGGTGAAACTCTTGAAACTTATGAAGCTGGTAAAGCTGCTGAATTCGTAGGTGGACAAGTTTCTGCTGCACTTGCTGGATTGTCAGAAGAACAAGTTTCTTCACTTGTTATCGCATACGAACCAATCTGGGCTATCGGTACTGGTAAATCAGCTAGCCAAGACGACGCACAAAAAATGTGTAAAGTAGTTCGTGACACAGTTGCAGCTGACTTCGGTCAAGCAGTAGCTGACAAAGTTCGCGTTCAATACGGTGGTTCAGTTAAACCTGAAAACGTTGCAGCTTACATGGCTTGCCCAGACGTTGATGGTGCTCTTGTTGGTGGTGCATCACTTCAACCAGAAAGCTTCCTTGCTCTTCTTGATTTTGTAAAATAA
- the tuf gene encoding elongation factor Tu has translation MAKEKYDRSKPHVNIGTIGHVDHGKTTLTAAITTVLARRLPSAVNTPKDYASIDAAPEERERGITINTAHVEYETAKRHYAHIDAPGHADYVKNMITGAAQMDGAILVVASTDGPMPQTREHILLSRQVGVKHLIVFMNKIDLVDDEELLELVEMEIRDLLSEYDFPGDELPVIQGSALKALEGDTHYEDIIMELMDTVDEYIPEPERDTDKPLLLPVEDVFSITGRGTVASGRIDRGTVKVNDEVEIVGIREDIQKAVVTGVEMFRKQLDEGLAGDNVGVLLRGIQRDEIERGQVLAKPGSIHPHTKFKGEVYILTKEEGGRHTPFFNNYRPQFYFRTTDVTGSIELPAGTEMVMPGDNVTIDVELIHPIAVEQGTTFSIREGGRTVGSGIVSEIEA, from the coding sequence ATGGCAAAAGAAAAATACGATCGTAGTAAACCACACGTTAACATTGGTACAATTGGACACGTTGACCACGGTAAAACTACTTTGACAGCTGCAATTACAACAGTTCTTGCTCGTCGTCTTCCAAGCGCAGTTAACACACCAAAAGACTACGCTTCTATCGATGCTGCTCCTGAAGAACGCGAACGCGGTATCACAATCAACACTGCACACGTTGAATACGAAACTGCTAAACGTCACTACGCTCACATCGACGCTCCAGGACACGCGGACTACGTTAAAAACATGATCACTGGTGCTGCCCAAATGGATGGTGCTATCCTTGTAGTAGCTTCAACAGATGGTCCAATGCCACAAACTCGTGAACACATCCTTCTTTCACGTCAAGTTGGTGTTAAACACCTTATCGTCTTCATGAACAAAATTGACCTTGTTGATGACGAAGAATTGCTTGAATTGGTTGAAATGGAAATCCGTGACCTTCTTTCAGAATACGATTTCCCAGGTGATGAACTTCCAGTTATCCAAGGTTCAGCACTTAAAGCCCTTGAAGGGGACACTCACTACGAAGACATCATCATGGAATTGATGGACACTGTAGATGAATACATTCCAGAACCAGAACGCGATACTGACAAACCATTGCTTCTTCCAGTCGAAGACGTATTCTCAATCACTGGTCGTGGTACTGTAGCATCAGGACGTATCGACCGTGGTACTGTTAAAGTCAACGACGAAGTTGAAATCGTTGGTATCCGTGAGGACATCCAAAAAGCTGTTGTTACTGGTGTTGAAATGTTCCGTAAACAACTTGATGAAGGTCTTGCAGGGGATAACGTTGGTGTTCTTCTTCGTGGTATCCAACGTGATGAAATCGAACGTGGTCAAGTTCTTGCTAAACCAGGTTCAATCCACCCACACACTAAATTCAAGGGTGAAGTTTACATTCTTACTAAAGAAGAAGGTGGACGTCACACTCCATTCTTCAACAACTACCGTCCTCAATTCTACTTCCGTACAACTGACGTTACTGGTTCAATCGAACTTCCAGCAGGTACTGAAATGGTAATGCCTGGTGATAACGTTACTATCGACGTTGAATTGATTCACCCAATCGCCGTCGAACAAGGTACTACATTCTCAATCCGTGAAGGTGGACGTACTGTTGGTTCAGGTATCGTTTCAGAAATCGAAGCTTAA
- the ftsW gene encoding cell division peptidoglycan polymerase FtsW, translating into MKIDKRHLLNYSILVPYLILSVIGLIVVYSTTSATLVQYGVNPFASVLNQGFFWIISLFAIGFIYKLKLNFLKNSRVLTMTMMIEVVLLLIARFFTKTVNGAHGWIVIGPISFQPAEYLKIIIVWFLAFTFARRQELISTYDYQALTKRKWWPTKLSDLKDWRVYSLVMVLLVAAQPDLGNAAIVVLTGLIMYSISGVGYRWFSAILATITAFSTVFLGIIAIVGVDKMGKVPVFGYVAKRFSAFYNPFKDLSDSGHQLAHSYYAMSNGGWFGRGLGNSIEKGGYLPEATTDFVFPVVMEELGMIGASLILALLFFLILRIMHVGIKAKNPFNSMIALGTGGMILMQTFVNIGGISGLIPSTGVTFPFLSQGGNSVLVLSVAIGFVLNIDANEKREEIYREAEAELQAKQ; encoded by the coding sequence ATGAAAATTGATAAAAGGCATCTCCTAAATTATTCCATCCTAGTGCCTTATTTAATCCTCTCAGTAATTGGACTGATTGTTGTTTACTCAACCACTAGTGCGACGCTGGTGCAGTATGGAGTGAACCCATTTGCGTCAGTGCTGAACCAAGGTTTTTTTTGGATAATTAGTCTGTTTGCAATTGGTTTTATATATAAGTTAAAATTAAACTTTTTGAAAAACTCTCGTGTTTTGACAATGACCATGATGATAGAAGTAGTGCTCTTGTTGATTGCACGTTTCTTTACCAAGACCGTCAATGGTGCCCATGGTTGGATTGTTATTGGTCCTATTAGTTTCCAGCCTGCTGAGTATTTGAAAATCATCATTGTTTGGTTCTTAGCATTTACTTTTGCAAGGCGTCAAGAATTGATTTCGACATATGACTATCAGGCTTTGACTAAGCGTAAATGGTGGCCAACCAAGCTTAGTGATTTGAAAGACTGGCGCGTGTATTCATTAGTTATGGTTCTTTTGGTTGCAGCGCAGCCTGACCTTGGAAATGCAGCTATTGTCGTTTTGACTGGTTTGATTATGTATTCAATTAGTGGTGTTGGTTATCGCTGGTTTTCAGCCATTCTGGCTACCATTACAGCTTTCTCAACAGTCTTTCTTGGGATAATTGCTATTGTCGGGGTTGATAAGATGGGTAAAGTTCCAGTCTTTGGTTATGTTGCTAAGCGCTTCAGCGCTTTTTATAACCCATTTAAAGATTTGTCTGACTCAGGACACCAATTGGCGCATTCATACTATGCGATGAGTAATGGTGGCTGGTTTGGACGTGGTCTTGGAAATTCCATTGAAAAAGGTGGCTATCTTCCAGAAGCAACTACAGACTTTGTTTTCCCAGTTGTGATGGAAGAACTTGGTATGATTGGAGCAAGCCTCATCCTAGCTCTGCTATTTTTCCTAATCTTGCGAATCATGCATGTCGGAATCAAGGCTAAGAATCCATTTAACTCAATGATTGCTCTTGGGACTGGAGGAATGATTCTAATGCAAACCTTCGTTAATATTGGTGGTATTTCAGGATTGATTCCATCTACAGGGGTTACTTTTCCGTTCCTATCACAGGGAGGAAATAGTGTATTAGTCTTGTCGGTAGCAATTGGTTTTGTTTTGAATATTGATGCTAATGAAAAACGTGAAGAAATTTACCGCGAAGCAGAAGCAGAATTACAAGCCAAGCAATGA
- the ppc gene encoding phosphoenolpyruvate carboxylase, whose product MTIQKLENNDTQSIITEEVKVLKSLLDETTHQMVGDEVFTKIQNIVELSVSDEYGKLEELVAQLTNEEMVVVSRYFSILPLLINISEDVDFAYEINYQNNTNQDYLGKLSMTVDMVSKSENSKEILENVNVVPVLTAHPTQVQRKTVLELTNHIHDLLRKYRDVKAGVVNRDKWYTDLRRYIEIIMQTDIIREKKLKVKNEITNVMEYYNGSLIQAITKLTSEYKRLAAEKGIDLTNPKPITMGMWIGGDRDGNPYVTAETLRLSATVQSEVIINYYIEKLTGLYRTFSLSTTLTKISPEVERLAELSSDKSIYRENEPYRKAFNYIQSKLIQTLIELKAGPTISRRALENSKLGSDIYASTNNASVIAKYLQNKVNKVSSELQDEIPSYKTAKEFKDDLLTIKQSLLDNGDDALLTGDFSELLQAVDVFGFYLATIDMRQDSSVNEACVAELLKSANIVDDYSALSEEEKVKVLLKELQEDPRTLSSTNAKKSEQLQKELAIFQTARYLKDKLGDEVIKQHIISHTESVSDMFELAIMLKEVGLLDNQKARVQIVPLFETIEDLENSRGIMEEFLDYDIVRRWVTANKGYQEIMLGYSDSNKDGGYLSSVWTLYKAQNELTHIGSERGIKVIFIHGRGGTVGRGGGPSYEAITSQPFGSIKDRIRLTEQGEIIENKYGNKDVAYYNLEMLLSATVDRIVTRMITNPDEIDTFRETMDGIVTYSNGVYRDLVFGNPHFYDYFFEATPIKEVSSLNIGSRPAARKTITEISGLRAIPWVFSWSQSRIMFPGWYGVGSAFKHFIDAEEGNLEKLQHMYEKWPFFHSLLSNVDMVLSKSNMNIAFQYSKLAESEEVRNVFNVILDEWQLTKDVILAIEKHDNLLEENPSLRASLDYRIPYFNVLNYIQIELIKRLRHDELDEDYEKIIHTTINGIATGLRNSG is encoded by the coding sequence GTGACAATCCAAAAACTGGAGAACAATGATACCCAGTCGATCATTACCGAGGAAGTCAAAGTACTAAAAAGCTTACTCGATGAAACAACCCATCAAATGGTTGGTGATGAGGTATTCACTAAAATTCAAAACATTGTTGAATTGTCAGTAAGTGATGAATACGGCAAACTTGAAGAACTAGTAGCTCAGTTAACCAACGAAGAGATGGTTGTTGTGTCTCGTTATTTTTCAATTTTGCCACTGTTAATCAACATTTCTGAAGACGTTGACTTTGCTTATGAAATCAACTACCAAAATAATACAAATCAGGATTATCTTGGCAAACTCTCTATGACTGTTGACATGGTTTCAAAAAGCGAAAACTCTAAAGAAATCCTTGAAAACGTAAATGTTGTACCTGTCTTGACTGCTCACCCAACACAAGTTCAACGTAAAACGGTTCTTGAATTAACAAACCATATTCACGACCTTTTGCGTAAATATCGTGATGTGAAAGCAGGAGTAGTTAATCGCGATAAATGGTACACTGACTTACGCCGTTACATTGAAATCATCATGCAAACGGACATCATTCGTGAGAAAAAACTTAAGGTAAAAAATGAAATTACCAATGTAATGGAATATTACAATGGATCCTTAATTCAAGCGATTACTAAGTTGACGTCAGAGTACAAACGCTTGGCTGCTGAAAAAGGTATCGACCTAACAAATCCAAAACCTATCACAATGGGTATGTGGATTGGTGGTGACCGTGATGGTAACCCATACGTAACTGCTGAAACTCTTCGTTTGTCAGCTACTGTTCAAAGTGAAGTGATCATCAATTACTACATTGAAAAATTGACAGGTCTTTATCGCACATTCTCACTTTCAACAACGTTGACTAAAATCAGCCCTGAAGTTGAACGTTTGGCAGAATTATCAAGCGATAAATCAATTTATCGTGAAAACGAACCATACCGTAAAGCTTTCAACTACATCCAATCAAAATTGATTCAAACATTGATTGAATTGAAAGCTGGTCCAACTATTTCACGTCGTGCACTTGAAAATAGTAAACTTGGTTCAGACATTTACGCAAGCACTAACAACGCAAGTGTTATTGCTAAATATTTGCAAAACAAAGTTAATAAAGTTTCATCAGAACTTCAAGATGAAATTCCAAGTTATAAAACTGCTAAAGAATTTAAAGACGACTTGCTCACCATCAAACAATCATTGCTTGATAATGGAGATGATGCTCTCTTGACAGGTGACTTTAGCGAGTTGCTTCAAGCTGTTGATGTCTTTGGTTTCTACCTTGCAACAATCGATATGCGCCAAGATTCAAGCGTCAATGAAGCTTGTGTCGCAGAATTGTTGAAATCAGCAAATATCGTTGATGATTACAGCGCTCTTTCTGAAGAAGAAAAAGTTAAAGTCCTTCTTAAAGAATTGCAAGAAGACCCACGTACATTGTCATCAACAAATGCTAAAAAATCAGAACAACTTCAAAAAGAATTGGCTATCTTCCAAACAGCTCGTTACCTTAAAGATAAATTAGGTGATGAAGTTATCAAACAACACATTATTTCACACACCGAAAGTGTTTCTGATATGTTTGAATTAGCTATCATGCTTAAAGAAGTTGGACTTCTTGATAATCAAAAAGCGCGTGTTCAAATCGTGCCACTTTTTGAAACTATCGAAGACCTTGAAAACTCACGTGGTATCATGGAAGAATTCCTTGATTATGATATCGTTCGTCGTTGGGTTACAGCTAACAAAGGTTACCAAGAAATCATGCTTGGTTACTCAGATAGTAACAAAGATGGTGGTTACTTATCATCTGTATGGACACTTTACAAAGCTCAAAATGAATTGACTCATATCGGTTCAGAACGTGGTATTAAAGTGATATTTATCCATGGTCGTGGTGGTACTGTCGGTCGTGGTGGTGGTCCATCATATGAAGCAATCACATCACAACCATTTGGTTCTATTAAAGACCGCATTCGTTTGACAGAACAAGGTGAAATCATCGAAAACAAATACGGTAATAAAGACGTTGCTTACTACAACCTTGAAATGTTGCTTTCAGCGACAGTTGACCGTATCGTTACTCGTATGATTACAAATCCAGATGAAATCGATACTTTCCGTGAAACAATGGATGGCATTGTGACATACTCAAATGGCGTTTACCGTGACTTGGTATTTGGTAATCCACATTTCTACGATTACTTCTTCGAAGCTACTCCAATTAAAGAAGTATCAAGCTTGAACATTGGTTCACGTCCAGCTGCTCGTAAGACAATCACAGAAATCTCTGGTCTTCGTGCAATTCCTTGGGTATTCTCATGGTCACAAAGTCGCATCATGTTCCCGGGATGGTATGGTGTTGGTTCAGCCTTCAAACATTTCATCGATGCTGAAGAAGGAAACCTTGAAAAACTTCAACACATGTATGAAAAATGGCCATTCTTCCATTCACTTCTTTCAAATGTAGACATGGTATTGTCTAAATCAAATATGAATATTGCTTTCCAATATTCTAAATTGGCAGAAAGTGAAGAAGTTCGTAATGTCTTCAATGTTATTCTTGACGAATGGCAATTGACAAAAGATGTTATCTTGGCAATTGAAAAACACGATAACTTGTTGGAAGAAAATCCATCACTTCGCGCAAGTTTGGATTACCGTATCCCATACTTTAACGTTTTGAACTACATTCAAATTGAATTAATTAAACGTTTGCGCCATGATGAGTTGGACGAAGATTACGAAAAAATCATTCATACTACAATTAACGGTATTGCCACAGGATTACGTAATTCTGGTTGA